CGCCCGTGAAGGTGACGATCCCAAGCCGGTTTCCTCGGGGAAGGGGTTGGAAGGCAAAGATTTTTGGCAGCTCGAAGAGCTCCCGAAAGGTGTTGATGCGTATCACGCCTGCCTGCGCGCAGGCTCCATCGAAGATCCGGTCATCGACCGCAAGGGAGCCGGTATGGGACGCGGAAACCGCGGCCCCCTGTGTGGTCCTTCCCGATTTCAAAACGAGGACGGGTTTCTTCGAGGCGAGCCTTCTTGAGGCCCTTAAAAACCTCCGGCCATCCCGGATCCCCTCAATATAGAGGGAAACCACACGGGTGTCGGGGTCGCCCTCGAGATATTCCATCAGGTCGCATTCGTCCACGTCGGCCTTGTTTCCGAAATCACAGATCTTGCTCACCCCGTAGTGGAGATCTCCGTAAGGAAAGGCCTGGGGATTGATCATCCCCGTTTGGGCTCCGATGGCGATGGCCCCGGGCTTCACCTTCTCGTAGCCCATGGCATAGGGATTGGGGATGAACCCTTTGGAAGGGTTGGCCACTCCCGCTGTGTTGGGACCGAGGATTCGGATGCCCCCGTTTTGGGCGATGGCGACGATCTCCTCCTGGAGCCTTTTGCCCTCCTCATCCCTTTCGGCGAAGCCGTCCGAGACGACGATGGCGGCCCTCACCCTTTTTGCTACGCATTCTTTTAGGATCCCCGGCACAGAGCGGGCCGCCGTGATCACGAAGGCCAGGTCGATCGTTTCTGGAACCGCTTGAATCGACGGATAGACCTTAAACCCCACGGCCTCCCGGTAGGACGGATTGACAGGAAAGATTTGGCCCGAATAGCCCGCATGGAGGAGAGAGCGGATGACCACCGAGCCGCCGAAAAGCCCTCCCTTCAACGATCCGATCACCGCCACTGTGTTCGGCTCAAAAAAGAGATCGAGGAAGTTTTGGTTCGTTCTCTCTCTGGCCATGGGTTAAATCGCCCCTCAAAGACCCTACCAGATTAACCAGATCTTAAACCAATTTCAATCCGTACCGAGCCGGAGGAGGAGTCGGTTTAGTTTTGAAAACCCCGAGCGGGGGATTTCATTAAAAACTCAATTAAAGTCTTTTCGTGGAGATGGGATGGACTTGAAAAAGGAAATGAAAGGTCGCGATGGTACAAAAAGGGACGTCCTGGAGGTGCCAAAAGGGA
The Thermodesulfobacteriota bacterium genome window above contains:
- a CDS encoding CoA-binding protein, whose product is MARERTNQNFLDLFFEPNTVAVIGSLKGGLFGGSVVIRSLLHAGYSGQIFPVNPSYREAVGFKVYPSIQAVPETIDLAFVITAARSVPGILKECVAKRVRAAIVVSDGFAERDEEGKRLQEEIVAIAQNGGIRILGPNTAGVANPSKGFIPNPYAMGYEKVKPGAIAIGAQTGMINPQAFPYGDLHYGVSKICDFGNKADVDECDLMEYLEGDPDTRVVSLYIEGIRDGRRFLRASRRLASKKPVLVLKSGRTTQGAAVSASHTGSLAVDDRIFDGACAQAGVIRINTFRELFELPKIFAFQPLPRGNRLGIVTFTGGVGVLAIDEGTPYGLTIPLLSSETRRRLNEIFPGMGRRIVDVGPAMAVFDDYMPIYSKILKTVMADSSIDSVFNVLWTGPSGEFLEEYVRIYRELPGIPKPVATWVYGPRTAPVQELTRELEDLGFPVFPEMEMAIKSLALAWQYAKRKGGKG